The Chelonia mydas isolate rCheMyd1 chromosome 20, rCheMyd1.pri.v2, whole genome shotgun sequence genome includes the window CAACAGATTGTCCTTGGGTTGGGGCCCAGTCAAatccctactgaaatcagtggaaagacaccCAAATTCACTTAACTGGAGTTGGATTATGCCCCGAGACAGAGCCACTGCGGTACTTAACTCTTTGGAAAGTCTCCATCACTTGAAGGCTTTAAACCAAGGCTAGATgactttctaaaagatctactctgTCTCAATCAGAAGTTAAGaaggcgggttccaaagaggatggcgctcagctgttctcagtggtggcagatgacagaacaagaagcagtggtctcaagttgcagtgagggaggtctaggttggatattaggaaacactgtttcactagaagggtggtgaagcactggaatgggttacctagggaggtggtgcaatctccatccttagaggtttttaaggtcaggcttgacaaagccctggctgggatgatttagttggggttggtcctgctttgagcaggggcttggactagatgacctccggaggtctcttccaaccctgatcttctatggttctatgatgcAGGAACTGTtgggtaaaattctatggcctgggttgtgtcaggtcagactagatgaccacagtggttcCTCTTGCCTTAACATCTACAAAGCTATTAAAGAAACAATATGAAAGACCAAACATGCCTGGGTGATGGTTGTCTGCAGTCACCCTTCAAGTCCATTGTTTCCTCATTCTCCAGTGAGGTCTGCCTTAAAGTTCTGCTGCCATTGAGAATGGTTTGTGCTAAGTGGAACAGAAACAATGGCACTATTGTTCTCATCCGAGGATGGGAAACAAAGCGTTTTTTTGGAGTCATTATTTAGTTCATTGAAAGGAATGCAACATCTGGCCTTGATTCCATTCACACATATAAATTTAAGAATAATtgtagtgaagtcaatggaatgacatGGTTATGAAAAGACTGTCACCTCCTTAATTTGCAATTTGCTGGGCACTATCCGGGCAGTCACCATTCAATGACACCGAATTAGTTTTTGATCCTCTTTAGTTTACATTCAGCATTACTCTCCCTCGAAGTACCTGGACGAGGAGACAGATAGAGCTTTAGACTTAAATTTATTTTCTTGGCCTTTTGACATTTATATATGACACACAAAATGATATTAATATCATTCCTGTGCATTTCAAAACCATGGATATACATGTAATATGAAGATGAATGGAATACAGTATTTGTTAGCTTAAAATGTATTCAACTTTGATATATATTTATGATTACTCAGAGGAGGGGGGGAGTTACTATTAAGTATCATTTTCCAAAGATCTGCTTCCTTTGGCCCTCTAGTTGCCAAAtattctgttcctgcctctggaaTTCCAATAATAGTTCCTGAATCAAAGAGGACAGTTTAACTGAAGGTcccaatttctttcttttttcatttcttcaGTGGCAGCTtttggagatttaaaaaattgctgaATTTTTTGATTTACAGGTTCGACACCTGGAGCAGCAGAACAAGGTGCTGGAGACCAAATGGAACCTCTTGCAGCAGTCTGTTCCTCCAGCCCCCCGGAAAAATCTCGAGCAGTGCTTTGAGAATTATATTTGCAGCCTGAAGAAGCAGCTTGAGGGTTTGTTAAGTGACAAGGAACAACTGGCCTGTGAAGAGTCTGCATCAAGGAAGCTTGTGGATGAATTCAAATGCAAGTAAGAGATTATCCatcatttgttttcttctcaCTTTGCTCTGTTTCTTGTGATCTCCTTTAGCTACTGtgggaaatgaaaaaaattgtggcctgattcaccactgaaTTATTCCAGTCTTTAGCTGGTATAACTGTTGTGGTAGGAATAGAGCCTGAGACCtaagcccttgtattagaggcctgttatgaggcctgaggcctgaactaaagtagtggcCAAAACTTTGCCAATATGAAGCAAAGTCaggttgtgagcaagaggcaggccctactcacagaatttggcaagcacagggctgatattgcaaaaatacatatcccagaagggtggtaccagaacacctcgaTTCCAGCACATTCCCCacagataacaggaacacactgacccatcctaaagacaaGGTCAGGATAACAGCAAAATGAATAAAACTGTTTTCATCAAATCAACATGTACAAGGCAGTGAGTGGCACCCAAATACGTCAGCGGGTGGCACCCTGATACATCATTTGTAATTTGTTTGTATCCGTGTGTTAAAAATATATCTCCAATATATGGTCTTTGGCCAGCCTACggagcagtggaaagtcccaccagTGACTGAACTGCATCCATTGTCACaagcatacatgtcttagtatcttTGGTGTGTCTTCTAGGTGCCGTTACTGTGCTTTGTTGATGATAAAATCTGGCCGGGCACCTTTGCTACTAAACCAAGTCTTGTGGTCTTATTGAGCAGTTTGATCCGAAGCCTGCTGTATGGGTtatctggccagagccagtgcagcatgcagagagaacacacacacgccGCCAAATATCTAACAACAGTGATATCGATTGAAATGGCATTtgcaattcatagaatatcaggggtggaagggacctcaggaggtcatctagtccaacccccaattGGTGATTGGTGAAATAGGCCCAACGTTGATTTCAaattgaaagagaaaaatattgctCATGTGTGTTATGGCAGTTGACAAAACTGACCCACCGCTGTCTCTTCTCTTTTCCCACAGGTATGAAGAGGAAATCAGCAGGCGCACAGCGGCAGAGACTGAGTTTGTGGTGCTCAAGAAGGTGAGAAATTCAGGTGGCTAAAAGAGAAAGTGTGGATCTGTAAATATAGCTATAACCATTTTGCATGGATGCATGGAAGAGTAAAGGCCCACTAATGACTGATATTTCAATAATCTAAAGAGGGGCATCTTAATTTTTCTTCCTTGCTAGATCTATTCTAGGTTGATCTCAGAAAATGAGACAAAAACACTGAATATTTAGAGTTCATATTTAAACTTTCAGTAGTCAATACTGGGTTTTCCACCAAGTTCTAAGTAACGAAGAGGACTTTTCCTCCCCACTGACTTTGAGGTGGGTTGCTTTTCCTCTAGGAGGCAGGGGAGCCCCTTGAGGAAGCCTGTCAAATCGAGACATTCTGTTCCACAAGCCTGATGGACACAGACCACAGGCTTTGCCTCTGATACTGTTTCCCCAGTGTTTTGGAATACCTGTGGCCTTTTTTCCTCAGGAGGCAGACTGTGCCTTGCTGCACAAGGAAGAGCTAGAGGTGAACATGACCTTGTTGAAGCAGAAGCTGGAATTTCTGAGATGTGTGTTTGATGAGGTAAGGATTCTTCTCATGCCACCTGCATGGAAATTCAGTACCATGCTTCTCCTTGAAATCACTGTCATGTTGCATAGAGTCCAAATTACTACAGGCAGCAAGGACTCCAAAGCTAGAAACTCCACCTAGTTGATTGCCTCTAAGAAACGTTTACTAATCCACCCCTAAACATGGAATTATGAAGCCTATATAACGTTACACCATAATGCATGAATCTTCATCCTGGATCTATCTGGTGACAAACCAATATGCATGGGAACAATGAGACCTGTCTTTTCCTCCCCAAATCCAGCAGAAATTGGACACGTCCTACCTACCTGGTTGGCCTGCCCCTACTCCTAAGAGGAAAGACTTCTGTATTTCTCACAGGCAAAGCCCTTTACATTGGTCTTTACTTGCACGATCAGAACTAGCCCAGTGAAGAGAGACCCTTTGTTCTTGAGTGAACATCGTGGAAGTATGGATAAGGGAGGGGGCTTTAAATGATATCCAAGACTTTATGCAATTGCAGGAGAGAGCTCAGATGGATGGCCGGTTCTGCGACACCGCAGTTGTTGTGAAAATGGACAACAGCAGAGACTTGGACACGGACTGCATAATCAAGAACGTTGAAGGCTGGTATAAAGAGATTGCTCAGAAGAGCAAAGAAGAAGTTGATGTTTTGTACCAAACCAGGGTGAGTAGCAAATGACACAGGTACGATACAGGCTATTGTATGATGCAAGTTCAATTAACAATCAGTTTGTTTCTGGATACCAGTTCGAGGAGCTTCAGGACAAAAGGGGCAGATTCTGTGAGGATCTAGAGAGAAACAAGCATGAGATTGCAGAGCTAACCCGCCTGATCCAGAAGCTGCAGGGTGAGACTGACCATATAAAGAAACAGGTAGGAGTGATTTTGATGTTTTGATTTTCCGATGAATATGCCAGGTGTATTAGTATGGATGCTATCTTTGAATACTGTATGGCTGGGAATTATGCTCTGATTCTGAATGATGCCATTGTGTCTGTGGCATGAACCAAGACTGATCTGAGATGGTTGCTAGGTTGGAATGAATGAGgccaattgtttaaaaaaaccccaccaccacaaTTCGAAGTATTATAGAAGATAGGAttgccaacccttcaggattgtcctTGGAGaatccaggaattaaagattaatttttaattaaagatgatgtcatgtgatgaaacctctaggaataaatccaaccaaaactggcaaccctcaTAGAAGatggctacaacaactctgcaaaCAGGATCCACACTGAAGCATCCAGCCCTTAAGACGTAATTTCACTTCTTCAACTTATTGAGTAGACTTTGTCTAGCTAAATTCAAGGATTTTGAGAATCGTCATCACCTTTCGCTTGTCAAGGAAAGTAGTGGTGATGGGAAAAGAGAAATTACATGTAATAAAAGGAAAGTGATTTTGGGCTTTATTTTCAATCACATTCAGGCTCCTTTCACCACTCTGCCAGTGGCCATATACTGCGTATAAATTACATTTACTTTCTTTTGAAGGCTCCTTTACACGGCCAGAGCTGGGGCCCGAGTGCAAAGGAGAATCGGGTTCTGTCCCTTCTTATTCAACCAGGTTAATTCTTCTTACCGCCCTTTGAAAATGTGGGATGAGCGTTAGTGAGAGCAGTAGTAGCATGACAAGCAAGCCTTTTCTTTCTCAAGTCTGGTCTCCTCAGAGACGACGCTTTCTTCCTTGTCTTCGGTTTCCCTTTCGGTTCCATCCTCTGCCACAATTTAGCACCCGTTAGATGCAGCGAGAGGAATTGCAAGGCAGCCCCAGTCGttctcttggaaaaaaaaaaaaagagacgttcagccaatcagagcccagcaggctcaggtaAAAGTTGCTACAGGGTCTGAGCAGGTCAGTTCCAGGCTGGGACTAGATGAGTGAAaacaggggctgctctctggccaagggagctggggaatTAGCCCAGAGGTTATCTCTGGCTGAACTTACGTAGTTGGGATTGCAGAGGCGAAGAACCTGAGGACATTGGCACGGAGGTAGGGCTGGAGATAAAAGTGCTGGTAGAAAGAGGCTCAGGGAAAGTGAAGGATTGAGGTAAGCCATACATGGCTGCTGTGTATATGGTCCTTGGGTGGGActccagagtagtgggcaggcccaggttcccctattGGCCATAAGCAAAGTGGTATCAACCCCACAAAGGAGACAGGACTGAATTGGGAGCCCAAAAAAGGGTTGTATTTAAAGGGACCCAGAGCCAGGACTGAAGGCCCTACTAAGGGCAAATAGATTGTGTAATACCCACCCCGGAAGGAGTTCATTTGGACTCGGTGACTCAGGCAGAGGGCCAAGCTGCTGAAGTCCCACCAAGGTTGGCTGGCAGCCTGAAGGGGGTGCCAGGGGTGAGAAAAGGTCTGTGGTACCACACCCAGCCACTAAGAGGTGCTCAAGAGGTGAGTGCCCCCATTACGAGACCTATGGGAATACAATAGAATAGCGGATACACCAGCAAACCCAGCATCTAGCCTTTGACAGCGGCCAATACTTCATGCCTTTGAGGGAGATGCCAAAATTATGCCATACTACTAAGCAATGTCATCTGTCCTATAACAGGTAGACCTTATTATGGACACTTGGAGTATCTTGAAAGAAGGCCATGAAACGAGGTATACAGCTTCCAAGATGTTAGGCTTTCCTCAGCTATGTGTCCGTTCTTCTGAATTGGAACTGAAACATGGGAAGCGAATCCAGAGGCTGATGGCTCGGAGCTCTGGTAAAGACACGTCAGTAATGTCTTCCGTTTTCTCCCTTGGCAGATTGCCTGTCTGCAAACAGCCATTTGTGATGCTGAGCAGCGCGGTGACTGTGCTCTTAAAGATGCTCGAGGTAAACACATGGAACTGCAGAACGCTCTCCAGAAGGCCAAGGATGAGCTGGCATGCATGCTGCGTGATTACCAGAAGCTCCTGAATGTCAAGATGGCCCTGGATATCGAGATCACTACATACAAGAAACTGCTGGAAGGAGAAGAAAGCAGGTGGGTGCAAAAAACCATAAAGCTCGACTGTGGAACAATCTCTAAGTGGCTTTTCAGTGATGAAGATGAGGTTTGCCTAGGAAATCCAAACAGCTACCAGAGCTTCACCGCACAAGACAATGTATTTACAAGAGAGAGCCTCCTGTCCTGGACGTGATGCAATGCAGGGGATGAGAGAAACACATAAGGATGGAGTGGGTTGGTTGGTAGGCTGAAGTGACAAAAAAATGAACGTCAAGTTCCTAGAAGTAGAGCTAGTTGATGGGATGAAGTActcatctttcttttctttccccaacAGGATATGTTTGGGGATGCCTGTGAGTGTATGTAAGTAATCCGAGGATTCACAGTTGGGCTATTccaagttttgggttttttctgtGAGAGTGCCAGCTTTCTGCTCAACTTACTGCCCCTGTGTTTTTTTGCAGCTGTGGTCACCAACTCCTCCAACATAGCTGGAGACTATGGTACAGCGGTTGGAGTTGGAAGTGGATGTGGTTACGGCTCTTTAAGTAGAGGCTACAGCTCTGGGCATGGAAGATGCGGCTCCCTCGGTGGGGGTTTTAGCTCCAAAAGTTTAGGAGTCTGCCCCAGAAGTGAAGTCAGAGTTGCAGGTAGCCAAAACATCCCTGAAGGTGCAGACTGTTGTCCACCTGGAGGGTTCAGCTCCAGAAGTGGCAGTTGCATATCCAGAGGTGTCGCCAGCTCTGTGTGTAGCCACTACCTCCCGGGAGGTGTGCATTGGTGTCCACCTGGAGGAGTCGTCTCTGGAGGTGGGGGTTACAGTTCTAAAGTCGTAACCAGCTCTGTAGGCACAGGACAAGTCTCTGGAGGTGTAGCCTGCTGCCCAGATGGAGGAGGGTACATCACCAGTAGTGGATATCCTGGAAATGGAGTTTGCACCTTTGAAACCGGAGGATTTATCATCCAGTATTtaggcagctctccagctggaGGACCCAGCACTGGAGCTGTAGATAACTCTGGAGCTGGGCCATGCAACACTGGAATTCCAGGAAGTTGTGAAGTGGTGAAAGAAACCGGCGTAGCTCCATAGGGGGATGTAACTCTGGATCTGTaggcagcacagccaggaataCCACAGTGCAAAACTTAAGCACAAAGTCACCCTTTCCAAAATGATATGAAATGAATTCTCAGTCAGCTGACAGCAACACAAATTGCAAAATCCCTGACCGACTATAAGCATTCATTAGGATAAGAGAGATGTCTCAGGGAAGTTCTATTTTCAGTAGTCTCCTCATTCTGAATGTCTGTTCCTTAGAAGCCTTGTTAACAGGTGTTCACAGCAGTATTACTTCCTTCAGCTCATAATGTCGTTGTATTTCAGTGAGTCGCTGCCTTGAGGCATTTTCTGTGCTGCTAAACCACCCTCCCATGGGCCTATTAATTGCGTTGCCCTCTCTCTGGGTTTTCTTGCAACTGGCAGCTTTATGAATCATGCAATTTGTACATGGAAACATACTCTTCCTACAGTACCTTCCAAAGTGATTCAGAAAGGAGAACCGTGATTTGACATTCCCAGAGGGTACTGAGAAgagaatttttctctctctgtaaaatggggaacttAGTTTCTAGAGTCGTTAATGATGTGTTTTACAAAAAGGAAATGTCAAATTTTAATCAAAGAAATCTCAATGCCCAAAGCACACTTTTGTTTGCAGTTAGACAACAGGTGTTTAATTTAGCTTGCTTGTCACTAAAGACGTGTAATCCTTATTTGATTGTGCACGGGACTGTGCTTTccctggcctgattttcagaagccttcTGCACTCGAACTGGGttgaaaaattgatttttcagtttggttgcTGAAGCGAATAATCAGAAACCAATTGTTTCGTTTTGAACTGAGACcaaatttgttttggtttggtttttctcaCCGAACTGAAAAACCTGAAAGCATTTTGTTCAGGTCAAAACTAAATGTTTGGAACGTCCAATCGAAATGATGTGTTCTAGACAAAACGTTGAATCGAACTGACATTCTCTAAATAGAATGTGGAATTGAAATGACACTTTCCAATCGGTTAGTTTCAATTTTTTCTAACTGAATTATTGCACTCTTTCGGAAATTTTAACTTGAACggttttttttccagctgagactatttgccaaattcaacccaaattcaTGTATAGTTTTGCTgtcctgaaaaatgcatttttcttccaATTTTCTCTTTGACAGTTTTTCTCCCCAAGGTCTACCCAGCACCTCCAAATGAAGTCTCTGGGAGCTCTTGGTGCCTAGTATCTCTGAGTATGATGCCTGGTTGTATTTGTATAAAGTTTTAGCGGTGCTACCTTAGCTGTTGCTGATTGTCAAAAGTTCTCCATTTCCCATTGTGCCTTCAATAAACTACACAGACAATCCATGTTTTGTCACTTAGTTTTTAATCAGCAACATTTCATGAAATTACAAGGTAGATCAGTAATATCTCATTCTCATATTCATAATGAAGGAACAGGCTGGGGTTCCAATCTGCTTTAGATAATATGGTGTGTAAAAGAAGTCTTAAACTCAAACCGAATCTAAGATCTTCTATTgtatttaggttcttatactgctcCCACCTCCAAGGTGTATCAGTTCCCGAGACACATTTTACCAGAGTTAAATACTTATTGCTAATAGAGGTTGTCTGACAATAAATTAGCATATGCTTATTTTGGCTATATCCCCATAATTTCAGAATTTCTAATAAATGGCATTTCAGAATTTCAACACGGGTCAAAGGGAGAAATACAGAGATTAGGAGAAAATTAATTGCATGTCTCGATGGCTTAAAAACAACAacctcaaaacaaaaaaccaccccctAAAACACAGTAAATTGCAAATTCAACCACAAAAACATGATGTGACTTCAGATTTGGTCCAATCCATCCATCAAGGACACAGCGATTAAGAGTAAAGAGacagaaatggaagaaaggacATTTGGAAGGGCACAATATGAAGCAGATTGACTACCCTCTGAAATTCATTTGGCATATGGTTTGAGCCTTAAATATGGATGAGATTTGATTTTGCGTCTTTGAATTTTCTGGTAAGGATCCACAGTAAGAGTGTGTTCAAGGAAAGCACGTGAAGAATGAAGTTCTGATCCAAGAATGGACTCTCAGTACTTCCTGGTCATTCATATTCTATAAACAGTCCATATCTGAGAACACAtgaatacagtaataaaactggaTGAGCGTGCGCAAGGCTGGTTAACCAAGAGATCACTTCCAGAAGAATGGAATGTTGATATTGACATTAATGGACTCTCTTCTCTTTAATTTAAACCCACTTAAAAGTCAAATCACTTTTGGAAACCCCAAAAATAGTTTGAGGTTCACAAACCTTCAAATTCCATGAAGTTGGCCAATAGCTAGTCCCATGCACCACCCATGTACTATGTATTAAAAAGCCACATGGTCACTCGGTACACCTGTACCAAAGaactggaacaaaaacaaattgtcaGCGTTGTCATTGTCTTGGCCGAATGGGCTGAAGCTCCCTGTGAATTCATGCTCTTTACCAGATTATAGCTGTAGATTGTATAAACCAAAACTTGGTTTAAAAGGGAATAAAGTTGGGAAAGTGTGAGGAAACACCCTCCCCCGCCAACCCATGGGATGGTATGACAGGATTGCCTGTGGTAGCAGGTGCTTGGACTTGATGGCCCAGAAGGtttcttccagtcctatattcCTATGTCCCTAACTCAAACcataaaaagcaaggaaataaattATAGGAGCCCATACATCAAGACCCATACTATATGTTGCCCATGAGAGTGACAAGATTCTGTATCATCACAAAAAACCTCCTTCTGTCTCCAGATGAGGAAGTACATGACACACAGTGCATTATAATGCAaaaccttaggcctggtctacactatggagttAGGGCCACGTAAGGcaccttacgttgacctaactctgtaaacatctacactgcaataagaaaaggaggacttgtggcatcttagagactaacaaatttatttgagcatcagctttcgtgagctacagctcacttcatcggatgcattcagtggaaaatacaccaCAATGTTACTCCTGCCAATGTAAGTCGCCCACTAGactgacttaactccacctctaCGACTGGCGTGACGTTCTTACGTCAACAGTGTCAGGGTAGACGCTGCATTTCTTACAGCAGAATGTTCTGGCTGTTAGACGTTGgcagctgacagctggagcctggccagaGTCAGGCGGCGGGGCTCCAGGTAACACCTGGCaaggctctggctgtcagccatAGGCAGCAGGGCTCTGACTGTCAGTGCCCCACGATGCCTGTCCTGACAGTTAATTCAGTGTGTCTTGGTGCGGACACACACTGCCGACAGAAGGAGCTAACGTAGACACGCAAAactgatttaattactgcagtggctgtacgtCGACGTAACTTAATTTTCTCTTGTAGGCTGGCCCCTAACTGCAGCCTCAGTGTTAGTGTCTATTCAGTTAAGTGTGTGCTGTGGTACATGTTTAATACTATCAAACTCTAATATCGTGCTTTTTTTTTACTAGTGGAGCTCAAAGCCCTCCCTGATATTTAATGTGTTTCTCTTTACAACCCCCCATAAGGTAGGCGAGTGCTATtctctccattgtacagatggggaaactgaggcacagagctcaAGCAGGAAGTTGGTGGCATAGTAGGGATTTGAGCCTTGGTCTCCGAAGTCTTATGCTACTTCCCTAACCACAGAGCTATCCTTTACATGGGAAGTAATCCCTGTCTTAAGTGAATAAATGAATACGACCTAAATACAAAGTCACTACTGTATATTCTTAAATATATGTTGAGTGGTTAGAACGCTACCTGAGGAGTCAGGAGATCAAGGTTAAATTCCCTactcttccacagacttcttgtATAACCTTGGGCAACTCAGTTAAGCACCGAAATactaacatcagccacactatcagaggctcgttcacctgcacatccaccaatgtgatatatgccatcatgtgccagcagtgcccctctgccatgtacattggtcaaactggacagtctctacgtaaaaggataaatggacacaaatcagatgtcaagaattataacattcaaaaaccagtcggagaacacttcaatctctttggtcacgcaatcagagacatgaaggtcgctatcttacaacaaaaaaacttcaaatccagagtccagcgagaaactgctgaattggaattcatttgcaaattggatactattaatttaggcttaaatagagactgggagtggctaagtcattatgcaaggtagcctatttccccttgtttccccccccccccccaagacgttctggttaaacttggatttatgctggaagtggcccaccttgattgtcatgcacagtgtggggagagtggtcagtttggatgagctattgccagcaggagagtgagtttgtgtgtgtgtggtggggggggggtggtgagaaaacctggatttgtgctggaaatggcccaccttgattatcatgctcattgtagggagagtggtcacttcggatgagctattaccagcaggagagtgagtttgggggtgggggagtgagaaaacctggatttgtgctggaaatggcccactttgattttcatgcaggttgtaaggagagtggtcactttggataggctattaccagcaggagaatgagtttgtgtgtgtggtttttggaggggggtgagggggtgagagaacctggatttctgcaggaaatggcccaccttgattatcatacacattgtgaagacagtggtcactttggatgggctattaccaacaagagagtgagtttgtctgtggggggcggagggtgagaaaacctggatttgtgctggaaatggcccaacttgatgatcactttagataagctattaccagcaggagagtggggtgggaggaggtattgtttcatggtgtctgtgtatataatgtcttctgcaatttccacagtaggcatccgatgaagtgagctgtagctcacgaaagctcatgctcaaataaattggttagtctctaaggtgccacaagtactccttttctttttgcgaatacagactaacacggctgttactctgaaacctctgattCCCCCTAGTGTCTCTGTCCCTCAacaccccatctgtaaaaagggaacaATAGCGCTTCCCCATCTCACAGATGTGTTGTGAgcataaacacattaaagattatgaggtgctgAGATACTATAGTAATCAGGGCCATGTCAGTATCTTAGATAGAGAGATAAATTAGCCCATATTACTCTCCAAAGGCAACTGAAATGCAGTTTGCGATTGCCACGTATCCCCTCCGGGCCAGTCATGACactgcaagtgtgcagggcatcAGTTTCCCTTCTCATTAGTCTGTCCCGCCTCCCAGACATGGAAGGATAGACACCACATCTCGAGTCCTGCTGGATGGTTTTCCTCAGGcagccattttattgcccagtggCAAAACAAAGCAACCTTGAATAGGCCTTTACCACCTCAAAGTTCCCCCTTCACTCAGGGCTTGTGCTATAAGTGATCTGCTAGGACCCGCTTTCTTCCCATATCTTTTGGACGAGGCCTATCAAAATGTTTACT containing:
- the LOC102936573 gene encoding keratin, type II cytoskeletal 4, with translation MNRQTFFASSTVGRKGFSSASDVCGLNGHRTCTASVGPPVERCGVSGYSSRSVCHLGGSIRIVDAGGSPSGAGCYGGYGYGSTGWGSAGYGNSGGFSGRVGLCGPRGYGTFGGYADCSNEGIRGVSVDESLLKPLCVGVDPQEHQAREHEREQMKTLNNQFACFIDKVRHLEQQNKVLETKWNLLQQSVPPAPRKNLEQCFENYICSLKKQLEGLLSDKEQLACEESASRKLVDEFKCKYEEEISRRTAAETEFVVLKKEADCALLHKEELEVNMTLLKQKLEFLRCVFDEERAQMDGRFCDTAVVVKMDNSRDLDTDCIIKNVEGWYKEIAQKSKEEVDVLYQTRFEELQDKRGRFCEDLERNKHEIAELTRLIQKLQGETDHIKKQIACLQTAICDAEQRGDCALKDARGKHMELQNALQKAKDELACMLRDYQKLLNVKMALDIEITTYKKLLEGEESRICLGMPVSVSVVTNSSNIAGDYGTAGQGGNQQATENEFVVLEKGSPDEKRLKITGLEYPGPDFMHMYYPLELEVKVDLLRQELELLRCVFEELWSPTATLLSIVVQSKMDVVMALQVEDTTLEMEDAAP